gtctacactgttggttaggggctcgtaagtaagcatttcactgtaaggtctacactgttggttaggggctcgtgagtaagcatttcactgtaaggtctacactgttggttaggggctcgtaagtaagcatttcactgtaaggtctacactgttggttaggggctcgtaagtaagcatttcactgtaaggtctacactgttggttaggggctcgtaagtaagcatttcactgtaaggtctacatctgttgtattcggcacgcgTGACTAATACAATTAGATTCGAATAGCACAAAGTAAGACAATAATCGTAGAATAGCAGAGTGTTTTAGAAACAAGTCCAGGAAAGGCCTCAAGAGACAAGAATATAATTAATTTATCACTGGGTAACAGATTGAAATCTGCCTGCAAAGCACAGCAGATCCCACTGCAATTACAGTGGTCCAAGTTGAGATACCTAGTTACATTTTGGATTTGTCCTAAAGTTAGCCAGCAAGATTTAATGACATTCATGAGCACTGATCCCTACCTTGTTGTCGAGGTTGAACAGGTAGGAGTCGTTTTCCCTGACATCTGCCTCTGCGTCAGAGATGATCTCCCCGACATACCTGTGGACAGGAAGTGAGGTCAGAGACCCACCAACCCCACAAATAGCACTGCAGCACCACGCACAGATGACATTGAATGGGAAATCATCTAAGAGCTTGAAGGTGCGGTAAAACTACGCATTGTGAAAGGGGGTATGTCTAGGACTCACTCGCACACAAAGGTTCCCTGGGGAATTTCCTGCAGTGTCCGCACCCCCCAGCCCATACGACTGGTCCGGAACAGCTGCAGCCGGACCCTGAACAGAAAAACTCCTTCAGTATGGATGTACTAACAGCACATTCAACTCGCAAACACATTATCCCGACATGCAGATGCATTTTGGGATGTTAGATGCATTACAACTTCCAAATGAGTGGTTGCGGTTTgactgaaatacattttcttctgaTCTAGATGTTATCGTCAATAGGGTTGAGGAGTGTTGGCTTGGTTGTAAAAAACATGGTTGAATGTAGAGACAGGAAATTGGAGGTACCTCAGTCCGTTCTGCACCACGCGGTTCTTGCAGGTTCTCCAGCAGGAGCAGGCGTGGTTACACTCGAAGATGAGGGGCGGTTCCTCACGACAGAACTCCGGGAGCAGGCGACCATCCTGAGAAAGGTCATGGAACAGACATGACAATCATAGGAGACCAGCACTTTGTCAACCATAATGATACTGAAGTGTTGGGTCTTACCTTGTCATACCAACAGCGCAGGCTAAGCTGGCCACACATGCAGCTGCTTGAGGAGCAGTCGTCtttacacacacagtactgtgGATCGCAGAGAGAAAGATGGTCATTTCATCTTTCAGGTCATCAAGTATGATCAACTCTAGGATGGTCTGTTCTAGGAGTCTCCAAACTTTTCTAGAATGAGAGCTACTTTTTAAAAAATGAAGCATGTCGAGCGCTACGATTTTTTCCCTAGCTTTCAAACAGGCACATTCTTCTCTTCGCATCTGCAACTTTTCCCCGGGGCCTTAGTGTACAAGACttttctgtcaatatacctgGTCAAATAATGGTTCATAAACAACTCCAAGGGGGGCCCTATAAAATCAGATTTTGTTCCCCTAAATTGTTTTATATTTATAATGTATTTCTTCTGGTTTAATGCTTTAGTTTTTCCATTCTTAAAATTACAATTGTTCATAGAGAAACAATGAAATTGGATGTTGAGTTCATGTCAATGCTTAAATCACATCAGAAGATAATTTATTTTAGATGAAAACACATTGAGTGCAATTCCCCTTTAATTGTGCATTTGGCCCTAGTGAGGAATGTGCCGATCTAGCGATAGTGCTGTACTCATTTCATGGCAAAGTTTACAAATGATATACGTTTGACAGGTTAGCCTACTTTGCAGTTACCAtttcattgagaaggtttttgtggAAAGTATTTCCTGTCGACCCACAAGATGGTTAACACATCAACTTGCTACACACAGAGTGATAGACAAACACGtgcatcacacagacagacagacaggcagtagtGCTGGAAATTAAATAGGCAGATATTGTGTTAGCCACTATTGGCTTAAAAAGCCAAACCTAACTAGGGATGGGATAATGTCAATGTTGCGTTGATTACATAGTAGCTGGGAGCTTGTGGTGTTGATATTTGTTTATGACAGTTTGCTGTGGAAACCGTTGAAAATTGCATgtactttcagaattgtttggcTAGCTACTCATATGTGGGCTGCGAGTTGCTGGAGACCCCTGGTCTATCCAGTCACATGACCCACCTGTAAGTGTGTGATGTTCTTGTCTATGTTCATGGGGGAGGTGACACAGTTGTCTGGGACATATTTGTAGTTATCCGGACAGGGCTCACTGTCCACTGAGTTGACACAGGGGACTGGAACTCCCTCATACCCCCGGGCTATGTCTCTGTGGTGAAAGATGTACTGGTCAGCAAAAAAGGTCCCAGTGGATATTATATTATACTTGACAATCGGTCAAAAAAGAGGAAGCCACAAGTAGAGGAAAGGGTAGAAAAGGGTATCAGAGACAGAGCATCAGAAAGGTAAACGTGTGAGAGAAACGCATGAACGTTTGAGAGACTGCGATCGAGGAATTCTACCTGTTAAGGACCTTCTCCCCCTGGGTGCTGCTCCTGACCTCCTTCACTCTCCTGTTAGTCTGCAGGGTGAGCCACACCCTGGAACTGTGGCTGCAGCAGTCTGACGGCGTCTCCCCCTCACGGTTCTTCAGGTTGACATCTGCCCCGCGAGACAGAAAGAGCCTGAGGGGCCACAGATCATAGCCTTCAACACCATCACTTAGCTGCACTAGATGGAATAGTCCTGATGGGACTACAGCCTCGGTTATAATAGTGGAGGCTACAGCCACAGCAGTGCTGTAGATGGAGATTCTATTACTTATTGCCGAATCACCAGTCATTTCCCCTCAACCTCCACTCACGTGACACATTCGAGCCTGTTCTCCCGTGCAGCGATGTGCAGGGGGGGAGTCTCCGTGGATGTTGACAGCATGGAGGTCACACTTGGACTCTAGGAGGAGCTCAGCAATCTCCACACTGCCAGAGAAGGCCGCCCAGTGGAGACAGATGTTCTCCTCCTACAAACAGACAACAGTTAGCAAATTCACGACAAAGTCATAGACGACGACAAAGTCAGACAAAAAAAACTCAAGATAGAGCAAAgtaaatgaaacaaaaataatttGGCTTGTGAGAGGTCATGAAGACTCTCAGTTAACCCTAGTTACTGACCTTGTCCCTAATGTTGATGTCAGCCCCTTTATTGAGCAGCATCTTCACCTGCTCTAGGTGCTTATACTCTGTTGCCCAAATCATAGCCGTCCAACCGCCATCGTCCTAGAGAGAGTAACACATCACAGTGTTAACAACGGGCCCCTACAGCATGGGATTGCTTCAATGTCCTGGATATAACAACGAGCGGTGTCACTAACCTTCTCCAAGAGATAATTATAAGAGGTTGAGGAGGATGTATTACCACAAGGACAAAGACTGCCATGACATCGTTCCTGCCATAATGGATCAATACCTGCAGCAAGGTCAAGCACTTCAAATAGAGACATCAAATACCATACTCAGGTTTTTAAACTCTGCAGTACCACAATCATATGGCCTCAGAGTGCCCTTGATGGTGGCACACAAAAGGACCTCTCCTTTTGAAATGCTGGAGCATCCCCGCCACACATCCCTGAGATCAGATACATTTTTGAGGCAGAGAAACATCTGTTTTAGAGATGGCCGGAATAGGAGGTCAACGACAACTGGCTCAGTAGCTTTGCACAAACAAATTGGCTTTCACGTCGGCAGGGTAGCCAATGGGGTTGTAATCCTAACTAATGCATGCGGAGAAAGAACAGATCCTTCCACAGCAGCTGCAATGTAAGAGGAAACCATTAGGAGCCCATGTGGAGCGGATGGGAGCAGCACGCCCACCGAGAGGAGAGTCAGGCCCCTACGGAAAGGCTACTAGTGAGAGCACAGCGCAAACACGGGCCAGAGCAAAACGAGAACTGAATTAACATGAAAGCTGGTTCTGATTGACTTCAGTGGTACAACCAACACAAGCCATGGGAAGCTATAATCATCTTGAGGGACTAAACATTGTGCAGAATTACTGCTCACCAAGTTTGTGTTTCACCGGTTTATGACTGAAAAAAGCAGAACTCACCTGACAGTTGATGTCTATGAGTCCTGTGGAGAGTAGATGCTCCACGATGTTATAATGGCCAATCTTAGCAGCTAGGTGGAGACAAGTGAACCCCTCCACATCCTGGAGAACAGAAGGGAGTCCAACACACATTGCTGCCGTCATAAGATTCATACCACTGTAATACAACACAACCCTGGATATAGCATGCAAGCCCTGTTAGTAGGCCATCAAAACACTATTACCAAAGCCTAAGCCACTGCCCCCATGGAAATATAGACGAATGAAGTCTCCCGGGAGAATGAGGTATGCGTGTCGTTGTGGTGTTAGAGAGGGTGTGTGAACCCACCTTGTGGCTGGCGATGGCTCCTGCCCTCAGTAGGTAGCAGACCGCCTCCAGGTGGTTGTTCTCACAGGCCTCCATCAGGGGAGTGCGCTGGTCCTCATCGCAGATGTCCAGGTTAGCACCAgactggtagggagggggagggacagacCAAAACAACTAGATCAATCTACTCTGATCCACTCAATACTGTCGAAGTTGATCCTTGATAAGATGTTGATGACTGTCCGATTAAAACGATCCACTATGAAGACGTCAAAACACGTGTGCAACGTAATAACCTGGCGAGTCAACCGATGCCGTGGAACCCATGCTGGAAGGTCTCGATGCATGTCTCGATGCAATGCAGCGTCTACCCCTTCCCTCATCCACTCCCAGTGGGAACCATAGCCAAGCCTCACCTGAACCAGCAGGTGACAGATCTCCTGGTGGCCTGCCTCAGATGCTACATGGAGGGGGGTGCGTCTGCTCTGGCTCTCCATCTTAAAGTTAGGGTCTACCCCATCCACTGGTGGACAGGGATACAGAGGGACATTTGTTATTCACAGAAACCTTGACCAGATAATGACGCTTATTCATTGTTTAATatgttagtttaaaaaaaaaagacatcTCCCTCACCCAACATGAGCAAGACCTTCTGTATTTCCCCCTGTTTAGCAGAGATAAAGAGCTGCTTGGGGTGAAACCGCAGCTTCTTGGGCCTGATGCAGGACACATGGAAGAAGTCAGTCCACAGGaatacaccttcacaataacaacaagaAAATATTGATGAAAACAGAAATGATTTAACGTGTGCATGAACACGTCACACAGAAAGGTAGCTGAGGAACGTCACacactattcagaccccttgactttttccacttttacAGCCTTttcctaaaattgattaaaacatttttttcccctcctcatcaatccacacacacacacacacacacacacacacacacacacacacacacacacacacacacacacacacacacacacacacacacacacacacacacacacacacacacacacacacacacacacacacacacacacacacacacacacacacacacacacagaaatattacatttacataagtattcagaccctttactcagtactttgttgaagcacctttggcagtgattacagcctcgagtcttcttgggtatgaagctacaagcttggcacacctgtatttgagagTTTATCcaaatcttctctgcagatcctctcaagctctgtcaggttggatgaggagcgtcactgcacagctgctttcaggtctctccagtgatGTTAGATCGggctcaagtccgggctctttgtcctgttggaaggtgaatcttcgccccagtctgaggtcaggagcaggtttccatcaaggatctctctgttctttgctacgttcatctttccctcgatcccgactagtctcccagtccttgccgctgaaaaacatccccgtagcatgatgctgccaccactctGCTTCACcatagcattcaggccaaataattgTGTTTTCATTAGGccagagaaccttgtttctcatgCTGTGTCCTgtaggtgccatttggcaaactgcaagcaggctgtcatgcgcattttactgaggagtggcttccatctggccataaaggcctgaatcgtggagcgctgcagagatggttgtccttctggaaggttctcccatctccgcagAGAAACTCTGGAGATCTGTCGGTGTGACAGagcagattgctcagtttgcctgggcggccagctctcggaagagtcttggtggttccaaacttcttccatttaagattgatggaggccactgtgttcttggggaccttcaatgctgcagaattgttttggtacccttccccagatctgtgccttgacacaatcccggagctctacggacaattccttcaacctcacggcttggtttttgctctgatatgcactgtcacctgtggaaccttatatagacaggtgtgtgcctttccaaatcatgtccaatcaattgaatttaccacaggtagactccaatcaagttgtagaaacatctcaaggatgatcaatggaaacaggatgcatctgagctcaatttcgagtctcatagtaaaggatttgaatacttacagtaccagtcaaaagtttggacttttgggtttttctttctttttatcatttcctacattgtaaaataatagtgaagacatcaaaactatgaaataacacatatggaatcatgtagtaaccaaaaaaagtgttaaacaaatcaaaatatattttatatttgagattctacaaagtggccaccctttgccttcatgacagctttgcacacgcttggcagtctctcaaccagcttcatgagatagtcacctggaatgaagtCTTTCCCCAATTTTTAAGACAAAACGttcccaccttgtctagcgtaatttgttttgtcgacatttgggAAGTTCACTGACAAATGTGCCGTTTCCATCAAGTGGGTCGTGCCATTTTTTATCCGGCATCGACTACACACATGAAAAGGTTGGATCAAAACCTTGTTAGTAACACTTAAAGTGGTTaagagtgtgagaggagactgGTGAGGGGGTGGTAGTGAGAGAGTGAAATACTAATCAGGACAATCAAACAGTTGCATAGTAGAGCAGCACTTTTTAACCTCTCAAACCCTGAGTCTTGGTAGAATGTCTTACTTCTCTGTGGCCAGAGCCAGCAGGATGCTCTCCAAGGTCTCTTTAGGGGCGGCGCCCACTCCGATGCCCATCCCCATGCCCACCGCAGGAGGCAGAACTCCAGTTCTGGAGCCCCCGGGGAAGGAGGAGGTGTCCAGTGTGTGCtcgggtgggatggagagagagctgtCTGCTTGGCCACCCAGATCACCtcccacagagagacagaatggactggaacacacacagaAGGGTGACAAATGCCTGATTACTGCAACAGAAGAGTGATACTGTTGAAAATACCAGTGTCATCTTTTCAGACTGAAAGGAATACATAATATGAGGAAACGATGTATTGATGAAAACGTGAGATTCGGCTCCTTTCTTTACCCCCCCAACCTATTATTCTTTACCTCCCCAACCCATTATTCTTTACCTCCCCAACCCATTATTCTTTACCTCCCCAACCCATTATTCTTTACCTCCCCAACCCATTATTCTTTACCTCCCCAACCCACTATTCTTTACCTCCCCAACCCATTATTCTTTACCTCCCCAACCCATTATTCTTTACCTCCCCAACCCATTATTCTTTACCTCCCCAACCCATTATTCTTTACCTCCCCAACTCATTAGTGCTGTGAACCTACCCTCCAGTTGTGGTGTCTGCCCTGCCCTCCGCGGTCCTGGGCGTGGCAGGGTCATGTGCAGCACGTGTGGCGGGCACGGTGGAGGTTGTGTCGGCCTTGGCGATGGTGACCTCCTTGGCCTTGCTGGCCTCCTCCCCACAGTGTGGACAGAAGGTCTGGCCCTTCAGTACTGAGGCACAGGCCTGGTGGAAACGGTGGGAGATGTTGATGTCCGGTTGGCACTCCATGAACGTACCCTACAACCCAAACATACACAGCCAGGTCAGTGTGTCCGCCATTGAAGAATCTGTTTTAACGTTTTCGAAGACCATAATCACAGAATATATAAAGGCCTTGGCTAGTTCAGTGTTATAAGTAGGGCCGGGTTTTTTTCCCTCTAACCGCTAATAATTAGGACCAAGAGCTTTTCCTTGCTTACTAGAAGACCCCTTCCACTCAGAAATAGATGCATTCCCACTCCAGCGAGGTCCCAGTACTTACGGCTCTGCAGAAGAAGCCACAGCCGGGGCAGCACTGGTGCTTGACCATGCCAGCCCGGTGGTCCTCACACAGCACCAGCAGCTGCACAGAATTTGAGGGACGCATCATCTCATGCTTTAGAACCGCACTCTGACACCGGCTCAGCTgtgaggagaaggaaagaggtaCGTGAGAAACAAAGGCTGAAAAGGGAGAAAGGGGTGGATAATCAGGACGAAGCCAAAGACTTAGGGAGAGAATATGACAAGTGGACATAGGGAATGGGATACGTGCAAAAATATGATGAGGCCTATAGCATCAAGGCTCACCTGTCGGTCGACGCTCTCCGTGGCCATGCACTTCCTGTCGGCCAGCGTGAGGATCTCCCGACTCTTGGGCGTCTCCATGCGACAGCTGCAGAGGGGCAGCTCCTGCACCATATCTGGCTCCTCACTTCCCATAGCCCCAGAAACTCCTGCACAGAGGACCATCCACTCAGCTCATCTGACAGATGTCGATATGACCCTTACTAGACACAGGTTTAATGCGCTTTCCAAGAGTTTATAGAGATTAATT
The Oncorhynchus gorbuscha isolate QuinsamMale2020 ecotype Even-year linkage group LG20, OgorEven_v1.0, whole genome shotgun sequence DNA segment above includes these coding regions:
- the LOC124006763 gene encoding LOW QUALITY PROTEIN: histone-lysine N-methyltransferase EHMT1-like (The sequence of the model RefSeq protein was modified relative to this genomic sequence to represent the inferred CDS: deleted 1 base in 1 codon); protein product: MGTYSLVPRKKTKVLRQLTVVEMFSQLQQSTQSTQPKEVAHVNGERMENESEEEDLEDGEEWEEEEEQGGEEGVSTGQEKSRTSCLTLQGEELDSEESAEEEEEENESDLSSESSVKKRLKKKVKGDSAWLRPSRKRKRKPKPKIEGLPGTGPQPQDQAGLNKEYTEVPLHLLNLKAQEKLLSSLHTGVSGAMGSEEPDMVQELPLCSCRMETPKSREILTLADRKCMATESVDRQLSRCQSAVLKHEMMRPSNSVQLLVLCEDHRAGMVKHQCCPGCGFFCRAGTFMECQPDINISHRFHQACASVLKGQTFCPHCGEEASKAKEVTIAKADTTSTVPATRAAHDPATPRTAEGRADTTTGGPFCLSVGGDLGGQADSSLSIPPEHTLDTSSFPGGSRTGVLPPAVGMGMGIGVGAAPKETLESILLALATEKPKKLRFHPKQLFISAKQGEIQKVLLMLVDGVDPNFKMESQSRRTPLHVASEAGHQEICHLLVQSGANLDICDEDQRTPLMEACENNHLEAVCYLLRAGAIASHKDVEGFTCLHLAAKIGHYNIVEHLLSTGLIDINCQDDGGWTAMIWATEYKHLEQVKMLLNKGADINIRDKEENICLHWAAFSGSVEIAELLLESKCDLHAVNIHGDSPLHIAARENRLECVTLFLSRGADVNLKNREGETPSDCCSHSSRVWLTLQTNRRVKEVRSSTQGEKVLNRDIARGYEGVPVPCVNSVDSEPCPDNYKYVPDNCVTSPMNIDKNITHLQYCVCKDDCSSSSCMCGQLSLRCWYDKDGRLLPEFCREEPPLIFECNHACSCWRTCKNRVVQNGLRVRLQLFRTSRMGWGVRTLQEIPQGTFVCEYVGEIISDAEADVRENDSYLFNLDNKEGDVYCIDARFYGNISRFINHMCEPNLFPCRVFTAHQDLRFPHIAFFACETIKAGEELGFDYGDHFWDIKGKHFSCECGSPKCKYSAAVIALRQADSSPQDQQHSTLPDTSSSTTPS